A DNA window from Vanacampus margaritifer isolate UIUO_Vmar chromosome 19, RoL_Vmar_1.0, whole genome shotgun sequence contains the following coding sequences:
- the emc7b gene encoding endoplasmic reticulum membrane protein complex subunit 7 → MSNMGRIQLLWLFVQSVLVLASCFTDVETGPGAGVSTQITADRFKIEGRAIVPGVKTQDWVSTARVFVDGEDYVGFLRTDGSFAVNDVPSGSYVVEIVTPGYRFEPVRVDITSKGKMRARLVNYIKTSEVIRQPYPLQVRASGIHSYFMKRETWGWTDFLMNPMVMMMVLPLLIIVLLPKVVNTNDPEMRKEMEQSMNMLNPNPELPDVSELMTKLFSGSKGSSKAGGSSKGTRPAVKRR, encoded by the exons atgTCCAACATGGGAAGAATACAGCTCTTGTGGCTTTTCGTTCAATCCGTGCTCGTCCTGGCTTCGTGTTTCACCGATGTGGAAACCGGGCCTGGTGCAGGTGTATCGACTCAGATCACCGCAGATCGCTTTAAAATCGAGGGAAGGGCGATCGTACCCGGTGTAAAAACACAAGACTGGGTCTCCACAGCACGAGTTTTCGTTGACGGCGAAGACTACGTGGGATTTTTGAG AACTGATGGCAGTTTCGCAGTAAACGACGTCCCATCTGGGTCGTACGTTGTAGAAATTGTCACCCCAGGATACCGATTCGAGCCGGTGCGTGTTGATATTACATCCAAGGGGAAAATGAG AGCACGACTTGTAAACTACATCAAGACTTCAGAAGTGATCCGCCAGCCATATCCTCTCCAAGTTAGAGCCAGTGGCATTCACAGCTACTTCATGAAGAGGGAAACTTGGGGATGGACCGATTTCCTCATGAACCCAATG GTTATGATGATGGTGTTGCCATTGCTGATCATTGTTCTGCTGCCCAAAGTGGTCAACACTAATgacccagaaatgagaaag GAAATGGAGCAATCCATGAACATGCTGAACCCCAACCCTGAGCTCCCGGACGTGTCTGAGCTCATGACGAAGCTCTTCTCTGGCTCCAAGGGTTCCAGCAAGGCGGGTGGGAGCAGCAAGGGCACCAGGCCGGCTGTCAAGAGGAGGTAG
- the chrm5b gene encoding muscarinic acetylcholine receptor M5b isoform X2, producing the protein MDADPPNSTFDNTTHIQSAPHSLWEVITIATVSAIVSLITIVGSLACDLWLAVDYVASNASVMNLLVISFDRYFSITRPLTYRAKRTPKRAAFMIGLAWLVSFVLWAPPILCWKYVVGEEKESEDQCQIQFLTEPVITFGTAIAAFYIPVSVMTILYCRIYKETQRRTKDLAELQGLTSDHVSEGAKPQRNMVRSCFHFTRERRERSQASWSSSNQSNATKTTIRSDEVWVKADQTASFNSYSSSDEEERHVSIETPQGSLRDNGQNDKNGQATDYAEDQYFSTPSKEIRKKCISYKFTPASKGNAGSPAPASPRPPEAEQKNASPSSSTTSKPMDPGLKNQITKRKRMVLVKEKKAAQTLSAILLAFILTWTPYNIMVLISTFCATCIPTSLWHLGYWLCYVNSTVNPMCYALCNKTFQKTFRMLLLCQWRRKRGEEKLYWCGQNANVNNKMT; encoded by the exons ATGGATGCCGATCCTCCCAACAGCACTTTTGACAACACGACGCACATCCAGTCCGCTCCGCATAGCCTTTGGGAAGTCATCACCATAGCAACAGTCTCTGCCATCGTCAGCCTGATCACGATAGTAG GAAGCCTCGCGTGCGATCTCTGGCTAGCTGTGGACTACGTAGCCAGCAACGCTTCAGTTATGAATTTGCTGGTCATCAGCTTTGACAGATATTTCTCGATCACGAGGCCGCTGACTTACAGGGCTAAGAGGACGCCAAAGAGGGCCGCCTTCATGATAGGCCTGGCGTGGCTGGTATCGTTTGTCCTGTGGGCGCCGCCAATCCTGTGCTGGAAGTACGTTGTCGGGGAAGAGAAGGAATCCGAGGACCAATGCCAGATTCAGTTTTTAACAGAGCCGGTGATCACATTCGGGACAGCCATTGCGGCTTTTTACATCCCCGTCTCCGTCATGACTATTCTCTACTGTCGGATCTACAAGGAGACACAGAGACGGACAAAGGATCTGGCGGAACTGCAAGGACTCACAAGCGATCATGTCTCCGAGGGAGCTAAACCGCAGAGGAACATGGTTCGCTCTTGCTTCCATTTCACCAGAGAAAGGCGAGAAAGGAGCCAGGCTTCCTGGTCCTCTTCCAACCAAAGCAACGCTACAAAAACCACCATTAGGTCGGATGAAGTGTGGGTGAAAGCTGACCAAACCGCTTCCTTTAATAGCTACTCGTCATCCGACGAGGAGGAGCGTCACGTTTCCATCGAGACCCCGCAAGGATCTTTGCGAGATAACGGCCAAAACGATAAGAACGGCCAGGCGACGGACTACGCGGAAGATCAGTATTTTTCAACCCCCTCCAAGGAGATCCGTAAGAAGTGCATTTCGTATAAATTCACACCTGCTTCGAAGGGTAACGCCGGCAGTCCTGCACCCGCATCCCCTCGACCCCCCGAAGCGGAGCAGAAAAACGCCTCGCCTTCCTCCTCCACCACCTCCAAGCCCATGGACCCGGGTCTGAAGAACCAGATCACCAAGAGGAAGCGAATGGTGCTGGTGAAGGAGAAGAAGGCGGCCCAGACCCTCAGCGCCATCCTGCTGGCGTTCATCCTGACGTGGACTCCGTACAACATCATGGTGCTGATCTCCACATTCTGCGCCACCTGCATCCCGACGTCCCTTTGGCACCTGGGCTACTGGTTGTGCTACGTCAACAGCACCGTCAACCCCATGTGCTACGCCCTGTGCAACAAGACCTTCCAGAAGACCTTCCGTATGCTTTTGCTGTGCcagtggaggaggaagagaggtgAGGAGAAGCTGTACTGGTGTGGACAGAACGCAAACGtcaacaacaaaatgacttaA
- the katnbl1 gene encoding KATNB1-like protein 1 isoform X2, whose translation MKQVDIRNKDELDKKRFQVHSPGKEKRTSLCKRKGSLSLEVGLKLHRKISNVGQARNPGMANKENEVTYSGVRGNHYKADCRPTVNATEASKMAGPSSKYSDFTELSKDHEAVSHILFGRNLRLKVALTLWRRNAIELVTYLIKIQDSEVLLDLLPVITNDVQTETSCFSIGCCVDLAPQVKVILSSKYEEQIIVGLHWVQAVIRKWWPDLSKTEKRLRDSLDNRNIVVLKQRLRDLWKDGARLCLISGSTGDLAKAIESYVLQLP comes from the exons AGGACCTCACTTTGCAAGAGGAAGGGTTCTCTATCCCTGGAGGTGGGCTTGAAGCTGCACCGTAAAATATCCAATGTTGGTCAAGCCCGTAACCCCGGCATGGCCAATAAAGAAAATGAGGTGACATACTCGGGTGTGCGGGGTAATCACTACAAAGCTGACTGCAGGCCTACTGTGAATGCCACAGAGGCCTCGAAGATGGCAGGGCCCAGCTCCAAGTACAGTGACTTCACTGAG CTGTCAAAGGACCACGAAGCAGTGTCTCACATCCTCTTTGGGAGGAATCTTCGACTTAAAGTGGCCCTAACGCTATGGCGGAGAAACGCCATCGAATTAGTGACTTATCTAATCAA AATTCAAGACTCAGAAGTGCTGCTTGACCTGTTACCTGTCATAACAAACGA cGTCCAAACTGAAACATCGTGTTTTTCAATTGGATGCTGTGTTGACCTTGCGCCCCAAGTCAAAGTGATCCTCTCCAGTAAATACGAAGA acaaatAATCGTGGGTTTACACTGGGTTCAGGCTGTCATCAGGAAATGGTGGCCAGACCTCTCAAAGACAGAGAAAAGACTGCGGGACAGTTTGGACAACAG aAACATTGTAGTCTTAAAACAACGTCTAAGAGACTTGTGGAAGGACGGAGCCAGGCTATGTCTGATTTCAGGTTCTACTGGAGACCTGGCAAAG GCCATTGAGTCGTATGTCCTTCAGCTCCCCTGA
- the katnbl1 gene encoding KATNB1-like protein 1 isoform X1, translating into MKQVDIRNKDELDKKSRFQVHSPGKEKRTSLCKRKGSLSLEVGLKLHRKISNVGQARNPGMANKENEVTYSGVRGNHYKADCRPTVNATEASKMAGPSSKYSDFTELSKDHEAVSHILFGRNLRLKVALTLWRRNAIELVTYLIKIQDSEVLLDLLPVITNDVQTETSCFSIGCCVDLAPQVKVILSSKYEEQIIVGLHWVQAVIRKWWPDLSKTEKRLRDSLDNRNIVVLKQRLRDLWKDGARLCLISGSTGDLAKAIESYVLQLP; encoded by the exons AGGACCTCACTTTGCAAGAGGAAGGGTTCTCTATCCCTGGAGGTGGGCTTGAAGCTGCACCGTAAAATATCCAATGTTGGTCAAGCCCGTAACCCCGGCATGGCCAATAAAGAAAATGAGGTGACATACTCGGGTGTGCGGGGTAATCACTACAAAGCTGACTGCAGGCCTACTGTGAATGCCACAGAGGCCTCGAAGATGGCAGGGCCCAGCTCCAAGTACAGTGACTTCACTGAG CTGTCAAAGGACCACGAAGCAGTGTCTCACATCCTCTTTGGGAGGAATCTTCGACTTAAAGTGGCCCTAACGCTATGGCGGAGAAACGCCATCGAATTAGTGACTTATCTAATCAA AATTCAAGACTCAGAAGTGCTGCTTGACCTGTTACCTGTCATAACAAACGA cGTCCAAACTGAAACATCGTGTTTTTCAATTGGATGCTGTGTTGACCTTGCGCCCCAAGTCAAAGTGATCCTCTCCAGTAAATACGAAGA acaaatAATCGTGGGTTTACACTGGGTTCAGGCTGTCATCAGGAAATGGTGGCCAGACCTCTCAAAGACAGAGAAAAGACTGCGGGACAGTTTGGACAACAG aAACATTGTAGTCTTAAAACAACGTCTAAGAGACTTGTGGAAGGACGGAGCCAGGCTATGTCTGATTTCAGGTTCTACTGGAGACCTGGCAAAG GCCATTGAGTCGTATGTCCTTCAGCTCCCCTGA
- the chrm5b gene encoding muscarinic acetylcholine receptor M5b isoform X1, translating to MDADPPNSTFDNTTHIQSAPHSLWEVITIATVSAIVSLITIVGNVLVMVSFKVNSQLKTVNNYYLLSLAFADLIIGVLSMNLYTTYILMGYWSLGSLACDLWLAVDYVASNASVMNLLVISFDRYFSITRPLTYRAKRTPKRAAFMIGLAWLVSFVLWAPPILCWKYVVGEEKESEDQCQIQFLTEPVITFGTAIAAFYIPVSVMTILYCRIYKETQRRTKDLAELQGLTSDHVSEGAKPQRNMVRSCFHFTRERRERSQASWSSSNQSNATKTTIRSDEVWVKADQTASFNSYSSSDEEERHVSIETPQGSLRDNGQNDKNGQATDYAEDQYFSTPSKEIRKKCISYKFTPASKGNAGSPAPASPRPPEAEQKNASPSSSTTSKPMDPGLKNQITKRKRMVLVKEKKAAQTLSAILLAFILTWTPYNIMVLISTFCATCIPTSLWHLGYWLCYVNSTVNPMCYALCNKTFQKTFRMLLLCQWRRKRGEEKLYWCGQNANVNNKMT from the coding sequence ATGGATGCCGATCCTCCCAACAGCACTTTTGACAACACGACGCACATCCAGTCCGCTCCGCATAGCCTTTGGGAAGTCATCACCATAGCAACAGTCTCTGCCATCGTCAGCCTGATCACGATAGTAGGTAACGTTTTGGTCATGGTATCCTTCAAAGTCAACAGCCAGCTGAAGACGGTCAACAACTATTACCTGCTGAGTTTGGCTTTTGCAGACCTCATTATAGGAGTGCTGTCCATGAACTTGTACACGACATATATACTGATGGGTTACTGGTCCTTAGGAAGCCTCGCGTGCGATCTCTGGCTAGCTGTGGACTACGTAGCCAGCAACGCTTCAGTTATGAATTTGCTGGTCATCAGCTTTGACAGATATTTCTCGATCACGAGGCCGCTGACTTACAGGGCTAAGAGGACGCCAAAGAGGGCCGCCTTCATGATAGGCCTGGCGTGGCTGGTATCGTTTGTCCTGTGGGCGCCGCCAATCCTGTGCTGGAAGTACGTTGTCGGGGAAGAGAAGGAATCCGAGGACCAATGCCAGATTCAGTTTTTAACAGAGCCGGTGATCACATTCGGGACAGCCATTGCGGCTTTTTACATCCCCGTCTCCGTCATGACTATTCTCTACTGTCGGATCTACAAGGAGACACAGAGACGGACAAAGGATCTGGCGGAACTGCAAGGACTCACAAGCGATCATGTCTCCGAGGGAGCTAAACCGCAGAGGAACATGGTTCGCTCTTGCTTCCATTTCACCAGAGAAAGGCGAGAAAGGAGCCAGGCTTCCTGGTCCTCTTCCAACCAAAGCAACGCTACAAAAACCACCATTAGGTCGGATGAAGTGTGGGTGAAAGCTGACCAAACCGCTTCCTTTAATAGCTACTCGTCATCCGACGAGGAGGAGCGTCACGTTTCCATCGAGACCCCGCAAGGATCTTTGCGAGATAACGGCCAAAACGATAAGAACGGCCAGGCGACGGACTACGCGGAAGATCAGTATTTTTCAACCCCCTCCAAGGAGATCCGTAAGAAGTGCATTTCGTATAAATTCACACCTGCTTCGAAGGGTAACGCCGGCAGTCCTGCACCCGCATCCCCTCGACCCCCCGAAGCGGAGCAGAAAAACGCCTCGCCTTCCTCCTCCACCACCTCCAAGCCCATGGACCCGGGTCTGAAGAACCAGATCACCAAGAGGAAGCGAATGGTGCTGGTGAAGGAGAAGAAGGCGGCCCAGACCCTCAGCGCCATCCTGCTGGCGTTCATCCTGACGTGGACTCCGTACAACATCATGGTGCTGATCTCCACATTCTGCGCCACCTGCATCCCGACGTCCCTTTGGCACCTGGGCTACTGGTTGTGCTACGTCAACAGCACCGTCAACCCCATGTGCTACGCCCTGTGCAACAAGACCTTCCAGAAGACCTTCCGTATGCTTTTGCTGTGCcagtggaggaggaagagaggtgAGGAGAAGCTGTACTGGTGTGGACAGAACGCAAACGtcaacaacaaaatgacttaA